The proteins below are encoded in one region of Plutella xylostella chromosome Z, ilPluXylo3.1, whole genome shotgun sequence:
- the LOC105386475 gene encoding extensin-like: MATLSRCSWPDPKKDPLIYIANPIEARMPGHWVPLSIMKAIMQKQVPTPRPKPPSSLSTSLATTTTSKPTTTLSTIFSTEPTTKPTPCPIAKPTTEPTMKPTTEPTTKPTTEPTTKPTLCPIAKPTTVPTTKPTTEPTTKPTTEPTTKPTTEPTTKPTTEPTTKPTTVCPIAKPTTVPTTKPTTEPTTKPTTEPTTKPTTEPTTKPTTEPTTKPTTEPTTKPTTEPTTKLTTEPTTKPTTEPTTPTTVCPIAKPTTEPTTKPTTEPTTEPTTEPTTEPTTEPTTEPTTEPTTEDETHDGQGDSNQ, from the coding sequence ATGGCCACTCTATCGCGCTGCAGTTGGCCAGACCCCAAAAAAGATCCTTTGATATACATCGCCAACCCCATAGAGGCACGAATGCCAGGCCACTGGGTACCATTAAGTATTATGAAGGCGATCATGCAAAAACAAGTGCCAACTCCGCGGCCCAAGCCACCTTCATCGCTATCAACATCTTTAGCAACCACAACAACTTCAAAACCTACGACGACATTGTCAACAATATTTTCTACAGAACCTACTACGAAACCCACTCCATGTCCTATTGCGAAACCCACTACAGAACCTACTATGAAACCCACTACAGAACCTACTACGAAACCCACTACAGAACCTACTACGAAACCCACTCTATGTCCTATTGCGAAACCCACTACAGTACCTACTACGAAACCCACTACAGAACCTACTACGAAACCCACTACAGAACCCACTACGAAACCCACTACAGAACCTACTACGAAACCCACTACAGAACCTACTACGAAACCCACTACTGTATGTCCTATTGCGAAACCCACTACAGTACCTACTACGAAACCCACTACAGAACCTACTACGAAACCCACTACAGAACCTACTACGAAACCCACTACAGAACCTACTACGAAACCAACTACAGAACCTACTACGAAACCCACTACAGAACCTACTACGAAACCAACTACAGAACCTACTACGAAACTCACTACAGAACCTACTACGAAACCCACTACAGAACCTACTACACCCACTACTGTATGTCCTATTGCGAAACCCACAACAGAACCTACTACGAAACCCACTACAGAACCTACTACGGAACCCACTACAGAACCTACTACGGAACCCACTACAGAACCTACTACGGAACCCACTACAGAACCTACTACTGAGGACGAAACACATGATGGCCAAGGAGATAGCaatcaataa